A window of Zalophus californianus isolate mZalCal1 chromosome 17, mZalCal1.pri.v2, whole genome shotgun sequence genomic DNA:
GTGTTTCGAAGGTTCAGGAGGCTCTAGTCTGAGGGTCCCACATTGACTGAGCCAAAAGCCCTGAGGGATGGGGGCCTAGACTGGAATTGTGTGAGCTATTTCTAAGACTTTGGTCTTTTTGATGATCTCCATATGAAAGCCTGGGCTCACCTCAGGTAACATTTTTCATTGTTCTCTGTGGCCAAGTGGCCCATTATGGCAAATACAAACACCGTTGCGGTCAGTGAGGCCGTCAAGTTCAGAAGAGCCACAACAAAGGCATCCATGACACAGTTGTTGGACCGAGGGATGTATGAGCTGATTGCAGTGAAGCTGCCAAAGCCAGGGCCCATGGATAAAAAGAGCTGGTTCCCTGTCCGGCGCCACACTTGCACAGAGTACAGGGCTGGTACCTGGGGAGAAGTACTGTGTAAACTGGGATATAAAGGGAAGAGGAGTAAACCATGATATGATGGAAGATGAGAAGAAGGTGGTGAAGGAGGGAACCAGGAGGGCCTCTATCAGACTGACAACCATTCTGTCTCTGACATCCCCATGTGGATAAGAGGATCAAAGGGCAGGGGACACCTCACCTTGGCAGCCAACAAATTCTTGAGACCAAAATGTGCGCCTTCCAGCATGAGACTCCGGataaggagacagaaaaggatGAAGTAGGGAAGGAGTACTGACACATACAGCATCTGAGTGGGAAGTATGATTCAGAAATAGAGGTTAGCAAAGGCAGAAGCTGGGACAGTAGGATCAAAGACTACTGAGAGTCAAAGGTCATATTGAAGGAGTTAGAAGTTGGAGACCTACAGGCATCAAGTTAGGAGAATATTAGGGGGTCTCAGATAGAAGGGAGTCTATCAGATTATAAGTTAGAGGATGGCTCACCTTCCCAGTGGACTTGGGTCCTTTGATCATGGAGATGCAGATAATTAACCATGTCacaaagagagagacactgagatgCATAACTGGTAGTCCACCCATTTCAATTTCATCTGTGGCCTTCAGTACATTCCGGTACCAAAAGTATGTGGTGGGTGCTGTCCGCTCACATTCAGGATCTGAGGGGAACTGGCCATGGAGGAAACTGCAAGACCACGTGCCTCCCTCTTCCAatccccctccgccccctccttCCAATCTCCATCATCTTCCTGCTCATCCTTATTCTCTCAgtgaccctcttccttcctcattgCCCTATCCTTTTTTCAGCCCTCCCACTTgccattttcttccctctcttctcacCAAAATCACTGGAGTTCCTCAGTAAGGGGCACATTGACCAAGGCAGTGGAGACTGGAAAGACTGAACCAAATAGAAGAGACTCCAAGCCATGAGCACACTGTAGTACAAACCCACGATGCAGCACACCTAGGAACCATGAAGAATTCTGGAGACAGAAGAAAGGTAGGCCAGCAGAAGGGAGGGGATTTGACCAGAGGACTGGGGAACTGAAGAGACGTGACCCATAGAAGTCAAGTCATGGGACCCATCCCAGGACAAGGAACtgttggggtgggagtggggcatAAAGGGTAGGCCTGGGCAGCCCAGGACTCCTCACCATGAAGCTGGTGTACCCCACACCACCAATCCAGGGGCTGATGACCTTCCACACACCAATGCTGCCCTGACGCATCCTCTGACCAGCTGCCATCTCCAGAAATAGAAGAGGAACCCCGACCAAGAACAGCATGAGCATGTAGATGATGAGAAAACTGCCTGTGCAGGGAGTCAGGAGGGGCTTTGAGAACCACCTGGCTTTTCAGTGCCTGGACCTCCTTGGGGTCTGGCAAAACACGTTCCCCACCAGTGACCTCCCTCAGGGCCACCGGCATCAGGGCTCAACTGTTTCCACATCCCTCATAGTCCCAGGTGTCCCTTGGGTCCCCAGGTCCTGGAAGACCCAGATGCCTAGTTTCCACCCCCACCCTGAATCTCGGCCTTCAGCCGCACCATCCTCATGAACCTAAGTGTTCAGATATCCTGCTCCCATCCTAGGTGTTCAGGTACCTGGCTCcagcgttggtggtatagtggtgagcacaGCTGCCTTCCAGGTACCTGGCTCCTGCCCTAGTCAGGTTCCCAAATCCCCACCCTGACATAATTCAGAGACCCCAGAGTAGCAGGATAGTCCTCTGGCTCCTCACCCCCTTGTGGGTCCATGATTCCTGGTCCCCAGGCTTACCACCTCCGTTGTGAAAACACAGATAAGGAAAGCGCCAGATGGTACTCAGTCCCACAGAAAAGCCCACCTGGGCCAGGAGGTACTCAATTTTATTGGCCCATGATGGTCGGTCAGTGGGGGCTTCCTCCTTTGGCTCATCATTGTCTATGGTCTCCAGTATTTCATCATTATCTTCATCAGACCAAATGTATGATGACACAGTGTCAAACTTCTGTTCCTCTGACATCGGTTCCTCAGTAATCAAATCAGACTTTAAGAGCTGGGAAGCTGAGGTAGTAGTAATCAGGGATTTGAAATCTGAAGGTCTAGAAATCTGGGGTCTCTCATCTTGGGCCTCCATGTTTTCACTAACAGATGTCATCCTGGGTGGACTCTAGTTCCTGCTTCTGCAGGGATGGGGCTTCCTTCTGTGTTGACCTTAAGGACATCAAGAACTACAGACTTCAGATATATGAGCTAAGGAAAGACAAGATTCATCCTACAAGAACCCCTGAGGCCTCCCAAACCCTTTCATCCTTATGTGGAGAAGAACATAGAGTCTCTACCCTTGAAAACATACCAAGAATATGTATGCttctagaaaataataattttaaaacaatactaCTAACAATAATACCAAAAGCCATAAAATGTCTAGGAATAATTTTAACGAAAGATGAGCAAGGCctttacacacacaaacacacacaagtgTACACACTAAAATattactgagagaaaataaaattaagggatATAAGATGTTTGTGAAATGGAAGTATAACAATGTCAACTATCCCCAATttgatctacaaattcaatgcaattcttatTGAAATCACATCAGGGTTTTGgggaaattgacaagctgattctaaaatgtacatgAAAAGCAAAAGGCCTAGAATGGTTAATacaatcttgacaaagaagaaccaaatgtaaaaactaattataaagctatagtaattaagagagtatggtattggcacaggGATCTATGGCACAAATGGGTCCATGGATCAATATACTGTACTGTTTAATatggtagctactagccacatacagctatttaaattaattaaaattaagtaacatTAACAATTTAGTTCCTCAGTCATACTAGCCACAtatcaagtgctcagtagctacaTGGCTACCATACTGGAAGGACAGATATCAAACATTTCCattatcacagaaagttctgtggATACTACTGGGAGAGTTCAGAAACACACAAATATAGATGCCTGATTTACAATAAAGATGGCACTGCAAAGTTGTAGAGAAAGGGCATTCTTTTCAATGAACACTGGTTGTTAGAGCAATTGGAAATCTACACAGAGATAAATGAACCCTGGCCTCCCCAACTtcacatattaaataaaaatctagggcgcctgggtggctcagatggttaagcgtctgccttcggctcaggtcatgatcccggagtcctgggatcgagtcccgcatcgggctccctgctccttgggagcctgcttctccctctgcctctgtctctctctctcatgaataaataaataaaatcttaaaaaaaaaataaataaataaataaataaataaaaatctattcagAGAAGATCGAAGTtctaaatgtaaaagataaaacagtAACACTTCCAGATGAAAAACCTAGAAGAATATCTGCATGACTTGGGTGTAGGCAcagatttcttaaataggacatAAAAAGCACCaaccataaaggaaaagtttGACACActggattaaattaaatatagaaaattctTCAATGAAAACTTTgcattaaatgaataaacaggggcgcctgggtggctcagttggttaagtgtctgccttcggctcaggtcatgatcccaggatcctgggattgagccctgcatcaggctccctgctccgcagggggcctgcttctccctctcctcccggtTCATGCTATCTCTcgcaatctctgtctctctctcaaataataaataaaatcatttaaaaaaataaatgagtaaacagACAAGCCCTGGAACAgtggaagatatttgcaacatatatggtagacagaataatgcccTTCTCCAAGATATTcacatcctaatccctagaacctgtaaatatgttaGCTTATGTGGAAAAAGTGACTTTTCAATGTGATTAAGTTATTGATCTTGaaatgagattatcctggattatctatgATGGGCCTAATGTAATTATAGGGTCCTTCTATGGGAAAAAGGGAGGTAGGAGACTCAGAATCCAAGGAGGAAATGAGATGGCAGGAGCAGAAGTTAGAGTGATGAACCTTGAATGTGGAAGAAGGGGCTGTGACTCAAGGAATGCTAGCTGGAAAAGGCTAGGAAATGGATTTTCCCCTAGATCCTATGTAAGGAACACAGGCATGCTAACACCGTGCTTTAAGCCCAGTGAAacagatttcagatttctgacctccagaacagtacaataatacatttatgttgttttaagccactaagtttgtagtTGTTAGAGCAATAGtaggaaactaaaaaaacatATAACCAAAAAATGGCTGTTTcccaaataatatttataaaaaagaaatacatacaaataaataagaaaagtagaCAAGTTAAAaagtggaagagaaggaagagaaagcttGAACAAGCTtactaatatattaaatatacaaattgATAACCATTGGAAATGGTGGTCATTACTCAACTTCACTGGTCaccaagaaaatgtaaataaaaccacaatgagaattGATGGATATATATGCAATAAATTGCatatagtaaaatgttaattgtagaaCCTATGTTGATGGGTATATTGATGGTCACTGTATACATCTTCCAACTTTACTGTATGCCAACTAATAAAATGTTTGGAGGAAACCACAATGAGACCACTATATACCTACTAGATGAGTTAATATGAAAAAGTCTGATTAAACCAAATGATGGCACATGTGGAAACTTCTGGAACTCACATACGCAGTTGGTAGAAGCATAGATTGGCACTACTTCAGAAAACTAGTTGAACATATCTATATGAACATATCtatatgtctttaaatattttcatattttataatccaTTCCAAAGTGATCATCTAACAGAAGTGTATACATAAGTACACCAAAAACCATGTCCAAGAATGCTAATAGTTGTACTATTCATAACTGCCCAAACCTGGAAACAATACAAATCTCcctcaacagtagaatggatcaGTGCTAGTATATTCATATGATGGGTATGCAACAATAAAAACAGTGAATTGCTGATATGcacaacctggatgaatctcagaaatatTACTGTGAATGAAAGAAGCAAGGCAAAGAAGAgaacatactatataatttcacttatatgaagttcaagaagagGCTAGACAAATTCATGGTGTCAGGAAGCCAGGATAGTGTACTTACATCGTGATAATTTATCTAATTATAATTATGATTTGCACATACTTCAAATGTGATACTTTAATGAAAGTTTATCTTAGGGgcaacctggctggctcagttggtaaagcatgtgactcttgatctctgggttgtgagcttactttaaaaaagtttatcataaaaatgaacattggaaaacaaaccaaccaaaaccTCTGGATTTCtatatagtaataataaacagaaaatagattttaaaaaagaaagatagcacTCACACAGCAACAAAAACTATATGGCATCAAGAAATacacctagggcgcctgggtggctcagttggttaagcgactgctttcagttcaggtcatgatcctggagtcccgggatcgagtcctgcatcgggctccctgcttggcagggagtctgcttctccctctgaccctcccccctctcatgtgctctctctctctctctctctttctcagtctctcaaaataaataaataaatcttaaaaaaaaaaaaagaaatacacctaAACATTAAACCAAGACCACAAATATGCAGAAagattccatgttcatgaatataAATACTCAATACTATAAGGATGGAATTTCTCCCcaaaattgatttatagattcaatgccaTTTCAATCAAAATCTCAACGTAATTTTTCATGAGAGCTAACAAGATTTTACAATTTATATAGAAGAATAAAGTGCTGAATATAATGAAGAGACTGCCACTAGTTCTTTGTCACCGGCCAAGATGGATAAAATAATGATACATGACCAGTGTCTCTCACTGATAACAGCTAAaatagaatataagaaacaacaaCCTGAGAGCTTTGAAAAGCAAActgaagggaaagaagcagactggGAAGTTAAGTTACAACctgaatagggcgcctgggtggctcagttggttaagcgactgccttcagctcaggtcatgatcctggagtcccgggatcgagtcccacatcgggctccctgctgagcagggagtctgcttctccctctgaacttcttccctctcatgctctctatctctcattctctctctctcaaataaataaataaaatctttaaaaaaaaagttataaccTGAATAATGACTTATAATGGGAGGAATGAGTTTCatatttctttcccctcctttttcctGATCCAAGAATAAGCCAAACCAGGAAACTGTGCAATAAGCACCAACAGCAGAAACTCCAGGAGAAGcctctttttttccaaaggaCCAGGAAAAGAAGCTCCTATGCACCAGacagtgtgtgttgggggggggggtagataCCGATTTTCCCTTCTCACCTCAGAGGCTCACCTCTGAACTACACAAGCAGAGAACAAATGTGAAGAAGTGCAACAAGGTTCTGACAACTGAACGATACAAACCACTGTCCAAGTCATAGACTGACCCCCAGGGTGGCCCATGCTAATCCAAGTAGCACAGCAAAGCCTTTGAAGATTGAACTAAAATGTAACCAACACCCACAGAAGATATGACAAAACCTGCCATCTGAACTTACCCAGACTGACGGCCTgctaaaacaaataaagcaaacaaagtCAACATTCTccacaggatttaaaaaaatttttttttctccacaggaTATTAACATGATCCTGAGTTcacaacataatattaaaaattcccAGGATACAATCCAAAACTACTCATcatttaaacacacacagagaaaaatctGACCATTTCCCAAGGGAAAAGACAATTAACAGACGTCAACCCTAAGATGACCCAGATgatggaatttattatttttaaaactgcatatATTTTTACAGCTTTTTTGAGGTATTATAGACAAttaagaaatgtatatatttaaggcaTAATATgtaatgttttgatatatgtatacattgtgataTGATCACCCCACAAAGTTAATTAATTTATCCCTCACCTCACagttattatttgtgtgtgtgttagaaacatttaagatctactctcctagcaaatttcaagtatacaatacattattattaactatagtcaccatgttgcaCATTAGGTCTCCAGAACTCATTCAGCTTATAATGGAAAGTTTGTTCCCTCTGACCAACAGACATCTCTGCATTTCCGCCACCCCTCATCCCCTGGTAACCAttcttctactctgtttctatgaatttgactttttttagattccacatataattgagatcagcagtatttgtttttctgtacccggcttattttactttgtataatgtccttgaggttcatccacgttgtcagaaacggcaggatttccttcttttctaaggctaaataatattccattgtatgtatatatgcatcacattttctttatccaatcatctgttgagggacacttaggttgttttcatatcttggctattgtgaataatgctacaatgaacatgggagtgcaggttCTCCTCAAGaacctgatttcatttcctttggacatGGACCCAGAAGcgggatttctggatcatatggtagttctatttttaattatttgaggaaccaccatcctgttttccataatggttgtaccaatttatattccattTACATTACAGTGTATAAGCGTTCCCTTTTCTGCACATACTTGccaatactttttatcttttgactttttgatagtagccatcttAAGGGTATGAGATGATctctcatgtggttttgatttgcatttccctgatggttagtgatattCAGTACTTTTTCATATACCTATCGGCCATTagaatgttttctttgg
This region includes:
- the LOC113936639 gene encoding orphan sodium- and chloride-dependent neurotransmitter transporter NTT5-like isoform X2, with product MTSVSENMEAQDERPQISRPSDFKSLITTTSASQLLKSDLITEEPMSEEQKFDTVSSYIWSDEDNDEILETIDNDEPKEEAPTDRPSWANKIEYLLAQVGFSVGLSTIWRFPYLCFHNGGGSFLIIYMLMLFLVGVPLLFLEMAAGQRMRQGSIGVWKVISPWIGGVGYTSFMVCCIVGLYYSVLMAWSLFYLVQSFQSPLPWSMCPLLRNSSDFDPECERTAPTTYFWYRNVLKATDEIEMGGLPVMHLSVSLFVTWLIICISMIKGPKSTGKMLYVSVLLPYFILFCLLIRSLMLEGAHFGLKNLLAAKVPALYSVQVWRRTGNQLFLSMGPGFGSFTAISSYIPRSNNCVMDAFVVALLNLTASLTATVFVFAIMGHLATENNEKCYLRNAETVLYLIASGVLPAEAHPPDSMYHDPSSIYSTWLKSLPKQTKDTVLPYMTNCNIAHELKEVMEGPGVAIVAFTNITSVFSGSTFWAIIIFVLLASLGLSTMIGIMQGIVTPLQDTFSSLRKYTNLLTVGVCVPMYLGSLIFVTSSGSYYVNLLDDYWVSLPLFFIVILENIAMAWIYGARRFLADLIIMLGRPISPIYRWLWCFLSPFVLLVLFVSTLLHLSLKTITYLAWDSSISNEVIRIYPSWAKVLLIILIIITILPIPAYFLYTLIGVDFTVSMIHSGTTVIFKPEAKGNSPKSNPRLQVRKSQKKINKIDKQQGKTSLPCE
- the LOC113936639 gene encoding orphan sodium- and chloride-dependent neurotransmitter transporter NTT5-like isoform X5; this translates as MTSVSENMEAQDERPQISRPSDFKSLITTTSASQLLKSDLITEEPMSEEQKFDTVSSYIWSDEDNDEILETIDNDEPKEEAPTDRPSWANKIEYLLAQVGFSVGLSTIWRFPYLCFHNGGGSFLIIYMLMLFLVGVPLLFLEMAAGQRMRQGSIGVWKVISPWIGGVGYTSFMVCCIVGLYYSVLMAWSLFYLVQSFQSPLPWSMCPLLRNSSDFDPECERTAPTTYFWYRNVLKATDEIEMGGLPVMHLSVSLFVTWLIICISMIKGPKSTGKVPALYSVQVWRRTGNQLFLSMGPGFGSFTAISSYIPRSNNCVMDAFVVALLNLTASLTATVFVFAIMGHLATENNEKCYLRNAETVLYLIASGVLPAEAHPPDSMYHDPSSIYSTWLKSLPKQTKDTVLPYMTNCNIAHELKEVMEGPGVAIVAFTNITSVFSGSTFWAIIIFVLLASLGLSTMIGIMQGIVTPLQDTFSSLRKYTNLLTVGVCVPMYLGSLIFVTSSGSYYVNLLDDYWVSLPLFFIVILENIAMAWIYGARRFLADLIIMLGRPISPIYRWLWCFLSPFVLLVLFVSTLLHLSLKTITYLAWDSSISNEVIRIYPSWAKVLLIILIIITILPIPAYFLYTLIGVDFTVSMIHSGTTVIFKPEAKGNSPKSNPRLQVRKSQKKINKIDKQQGKTSLPCE